A region from the Aegilops tauschii subsp. strangulata cultivar AL8/78 chromosome 5, Aet v6.0, whole genome shotgun sequence genome encodes:
- the LOC109772036 gene encoding LOW QUALITY PROTEIN: cyclin-dependent kinase B1-1 (The sequence of the model RefSeq protein was modified relative to this genomic sequence to represent the inferred CDS: deleted 2 bases in 1 codon): MEKYEKLEKVGEGTYGKVYKAQDKATPGGGAQEDPPGDGRDDEGIPTTALREISLLRLLSSSLYIVRLLAVEQATKGGGAGGGGKPVLYLVFEFLDTDLKKFVDAYCRGPAPKPLPTQVVKALELFTEEGTRPSSCLVVVSSFDSFVQQRGDLAFFTSRAKRVIDTDYDSLVGVVLFNYLEVDFDVKPSDRVARMIVHVITHGTVEDLDAIFQGEGGSGSSGV, encoded by the exons ATGGAGAAGTACGAGAAGCTGGAGAAGGTCGGGGAGGGCACCTACGGCAAGGTGTACAAGGCGCAGGACAAGGCGACG CCAGGTGGTGGCGCTCAAGAAGACCCGCCTGGAGATGGACGAGACGACGAAGGGATCCCGACCACCGCGCTCCGTGAGATCtccctcctccgcctcctctccAGCTCCCTCTACATCGTCCGCCTCCTCGCCGTCGAGCAGGCCACCaagggcggcggcgctggcggtgGAGGGAAGCCCGTCCTCTACCTCGTCTTCGAGTTCCTTGACACTGACCTCAAGAAGTTTGTCGACGCCTACTGCCGTGGGCCTGCCCCTAAGCCGCTCCCAACTCAGGTCGTCAAG GCACTTGAGCTATTTACAGAAGAAGGGACCCGGCCTTCTTCATGTCTTGTGGTAGTGTCTTCCTTTGATTCATTCGTGCAACAAAGAGGGGACCTGGCCTTCTTCACGTCTCGTGCAAAAA GGGTGATTGACACTGACTACGACAGCCTGGTGGGCGTCGTGCTCTTCAACTACTTAGAGGTGGACTTCGACGTGAAGCCCAGCGACCGCGTCGCACGGATGATCGTCCATGTGATCACTCATGGCACGGTGGAGGACCTCGACGCCATCTTTCAGGGTGAGGGAGGATCCGGGTCCTCCGGCGTCTGA